In Vibrio lentus, a single genomic region encodes these proteins:
- the trhA gene encoding PAQR family membrane homeostasis protein TrhA has protein sequence MSASSASEYSDIEERANAITHGLGVVLGVVGLILLLIRAFDYQADMLTVASMAVYGSSIILLFLASTLYHSITTEKTKRLLKTLDHCAIYLLIAGSYTPFLLVGLRTPLAMGLMAVIWGIALVGIIMKIAFVYRFKRLSLFIYLAMGWLSLIVVYQLAMNIDIGGLVLLAVGGVIYSLGVIFYVAKRIPYNHAIWHLFVLAGCACHFFAIYLYVTPV, from the coding sequence ATGTCTGCATCATCAGCCAGCGAATACAGTGACATCGAAGAACGCGCTAATGCGATAACCCATGGTTTGGGCGTCGTACTTGGCGTAGTGGGCCTGATCCTGTTACTGATTCGTGCGTTTGATTACCAAGCCGACATGCTAACGGTTGCCAGTATGGCGGTGTATGGCAGCAGCATTATCCTTCTGTTTCTTGCTTCTACGCTTTACCACTCGATCACCACCGAAAAAACCAAGCGCTTACTCAAAACCCTCGATCATTGTGCGATTTACTTACTGATCGCAGGCAGCTACACGCCCTTTTTATTGGTCGGTTTAAGAACCCCTCTCGCAATGGGTTTGATGGCGGTTATCTGGGGAATTGCGTTGGTCGGTATTATCATGAAGATAGCATTCGTGTACCGATTTAAGCGTTTATCGCTGTTCATTTACTTAGCGATGGGTTGGCTATCTTTGATTGTGGTTTATCAATTGGCGATGAACATCGATATAGGTGGTTTGGTGTTACTGGCAGTTGGCGGGGTGATTTACTCGTTGGGTGTGATTTTCTATGTGGCAAAACGCATCCCTTATAACCATGCTATCTGGCACTTGTTTGTATTGGCGGGCTGCGCTTGCCATTTCTTTGCTATCTATCTGTACGTGACTCCGGTTTAG
- a CDS encoding DUF3157 family protein produces the protein MKSYLLIASALLSSSAFADQMVTLQDGKQILLKDDFTWQYVTQKQTETATTSEIAVSVAAAPVVAVPIATNVRGTTIIVDSKKPSLQLSQSGVDVVLGASRYEDGELIIPTAITNQGTQAVILVSLKLGVYSPNGELLEEKTVAVWKSIKRMADTYLRPKTDAEGTSLNLAVDQYPEYQIKAQIVEVLTR, from the coding sequence ATGAAATCATACCTACTTATCGCAAGCGCACTGCTTAGCAGCTCTGCATTCGCCGACCAAATGGTGACTCTGCAAGATGGTAAACAGATACTTCTAAAAGATGACTTTACGTGGCAATACGTGACACAGAAACAAACGGAAACGGCAACAACATCAGAAATCGCAGTGTCTGTTGCAGCTGCGCCGGTTGTAGCTGTCCCAATCGCGACTAATGTGCGTGGTACAACGATTATCGTTGATAGCAAGAAGCCAAGCTTACAGCTGTCTCAATCAGGAGTGGATGTTGTACTAGGTGCAAGTCGCTATGAAGACGGCGAGCTGATCATCCCTACGGCTATTACTAACCAAGGTACGCAGGCTGTCATCTTAGTGTCTTTGAAGTTAGGTGTATATTCACCAAATGGTGAGTTATTAGAAGAGAAAACAGTAGCGGTTTGGAAATCGATAAAGCGTATGGCAGATACCTACCTTCGACCAAAAACCGATGCCGAAGGTACGTCGCTTAACCTAGCTGTTGATCAATACCCAGAGTATCAAATCAAAGCTCAAATCGTAGAAGTGCTGACTCGCTAA